A single region of the Amphiprion ocellaris isolate individual 3 ecotype Okinawa chromosome 4, ASM2253959v1, whole genome shotgun sequence genome encodes:
- the LOC111570665 gene encoding histone H2A-like: protein MSGRGKTGGKARAKAKSRSSRAGLQFPVGRVHRLLRKGHYAERVGAGAPVYLAAVLEYLTAEILELAGNAARDNKKTRIIPRHLQLAVRNDEELNKLLGGVTIAQGGVLPNIQAVLLPKKTEKVAKSK from the coding sequence ATGTCTGGACGTGGAAAGACCGGCGGCAAAGCCAGAGCCAAGGCAAAGAGCCGCTCCTCCCGGGCAGGACTCCAGTTCCCGGTCGGTCGTGTCCACAGGCTGCTGAGGAAGGGCCACTATGCGGAGCGTGTGGGTGCCGGCGCCCCCGTCTACCTGGCGGCTGTGCTGGAGTACCTGACCGCTGAGATCCTGGAGCTGGCTGGAAACGCCGCCAGAGACAACAAGAAGACCCGCATCATCCCCCGTCACCTGCAGCTGGCTGTCCGCAACGACGAGGAGCTCAACAAGCTGCTGGGCGGAGTGACCATCGCTCAGGGCGGCGTGCTGCCCAACATCCAGGCTGTGCTGCTGCCCAAGAAGACCGAGAAGGTCGCCAAGTCCAAGTAA
- the LOC129348638 gene encoding histone H1-like, with protein sequence MAEEAPAAAPAKAPAKAPKKKGSRPTRDGPSLPKLIVDAVAESKERKGISLAAIKKVLASNGLDVVKANKRINTAVTKLVTKGVLTQTKGTGASGSFKLAKKEPKVSKPAKKETKKKAPVKAKKPPAAKKAVAAKKSSKKIAAAKKTVSKTSPKKAAAKKAVKKTLKKNPKKSAAKKPKPAAKKPAANKSAAKKPAAKKAAKK encoded by the coding sequence atgGCGGAAGAAGCTCCAGCAGCTGCACCGGCTAAAGCCCCGGCCAAAGCCCCGAAGAAGAAGGGCTCCCGGCCCACGAGGGACGGACCCAGCCTCCCAAAGCTGATCGTCGACGCTGTGGCCGAGTCCAAGGAGCGGAAGGGGATCTCACTGGCTGCCATCAAGAAGGTGCTGGCGAGTAATGGGTTGGATGTGGTCAAGGCCAACAAACGCATCAACACCGCTGTCACCAAGCTGGTCACCAAGGGGGTTCTGACCCAGACTAAGGGCACCGGGGCCTCCGGTTCCTTCAAACTCGCCAAGAAGGAGCCCAAAGTCTCCAAACCGGCCAAGAAGGAGACCAAGAAGAAGGCTCCCGTCAAAGCCAAGAAACCCCCCGCTGCTAAGAAAGCTGTCGCTGCCAAGAAGTCCTCGAAGAAGATAGCAGCAGCTAAGAAGACAGTGTCCAAGACGTCGCCGAAGAAGGCGGCGGCCAAGAAAGCTGTCAAGAAGACTCTGAAGAAGAACCCCAAGAAGTCCGCCGCTAAGAAGCCCAAACCTGCAGCTAAGAAGCCCGCAGCAAATAAAAGTGCAGCCAAGAAGCCTGCAGCTAAGAAAGCTGCCAAGAAGTGA
- the LOC111570668 gene encoding histone H4 codes for MRLAKIIVILAGRSHYSHVPSSGGVKRISGLIYEETRGVLKVFLENVIRDAVTYTEHAKRKTVTAMDVVYALKRQGRTLYGFGG; via the exons ATGCGGCTGGCTAAGATAATTGTAATTCTTGCTGGACGCAG CCACTACAGCCATG TGCCTTCAAGCGGTGGAGTCAAGCGTATCTCGGGTCTGATCTACGAGGAGACCCGCGGTGTGTTGAAGGTGTTCCTGGAGAACGTCATCCGTGATGCCGTCACCTACACCGAGCACGCCAAGAGGAAGACGGTGACCGCCATGGATGTGGTGTACGCTCTGAAGAGGCAGGGCCGCACTCTGTACGGCTTCGGAGGTTAA
- the LOC111570667 gene encoding histone H4 gives MSGRGKGGKGLGKGGAKRHRKVLRDNIQGITKPAIRRLARRGGVKRISGLIYEETRGVLKVFLENVIRDAVTYTEHAKRKTVTAMDVVYALKRQGRTLYGFGG, from the coding sequence ATGTCTGGACGAGGCAAAGGAGGAAAAGGACTCGGTAAAGGAGGCGCCAAGCGGCACCGTAAAGTTCTCCGGGATAACATCCAGGGAATCACCAAGCCCGCTATCCGCCGTCTGGCTCGCCGCGGTGGAGTCAAGCGTATCTCGGGTCTGATCTACGAGGAGACCCGCGGTGTGTTGAAGGTGTTCCTGGAGAACGTCATCCGTGATGCCGTCACCTACACCGAGCACGCCAAGAGGAAGACGGTGACCGCCATGGATGTGGTGTACGCTCTGAAGAGGCAGGGCCGCACTCTGTACGGCTTCGGAGGTTAA
- the LOC111570666 gene encoding histone H2B-like, producing the protein MPEPAKSAPKKGSKKAVNKSAGKGGRKRKRSRKESYAIYVYKVLKQVHPDTGISSKAMGIMNSFVSDIFERIAGEASRLAHYNKRSTITSREIQTAVRLLLPGELAKHAVSEGTKAVTKYTSSK; encoded by the coding sequence ATGCCGGAACCAGCCAAGTCCGCCCCGAAGAAGGGCTCCAAGAAAGCGGTGAACAAGAGCGCCGGGAAGGGCggcaggaagaggaagaggagcaggaagGAAAGCTACGCCATCTACGTGTACAAGGTGCTGAAGCAGGTCCATCCCGACACCGGCATCTCGTCCAAGGCTATGGGCATCATGAACTCGTTTGTCAGCGACATCTTCGAGCGGATCGCCGGCGAGGCCTCCCGCCTGGCTCACTACAACAAgcgctccaccatcacctccaggGAGATCCAGACCGCcgtcaggctgctgctgcccgGTGAGCTGGCCAAGCACGCCGTGTCCGAGGGCACCAAGGCCGTCACCAAGTACACCAGCTCCAAGTAA
- the LOC129348639 gene encoding histone H3, with amino-acid sequence MARTKQTARKSTGGKAPRKQLATKAARKSAPATGGVKKPHRYRPGTVALREIRRYQKSTELLIRKLPFQRLVREIAQDFKTDLRFQSSAVMALQEASEAYLVGLFEDTNLCAIHAKRVTIMPKDIQLARRIRGERA; translated from the coding sequence ATGGCCAGAACCAAGCAGACCGCCCGAAAATCCACCGGAGGAAAAGCCCCCAGGAAGCAGTTGGCCACCAAGGCGGCCCGCAAGAGCGCCCCGGCCACCGGCGGCGTCAAGAAGCCTCACCGTTACCGTCCCGGTACCGTGGCTCTGAGAGAGATCCGTCGCTACCAGAAATCCACGGAGCTGCTGATCCGCAAGCTGCCCTTCCAGCGCCTCGTCAGAGAGATCGCTCAGGACTTCAAGACCGATCTGCGCTTCCAGAGCTCCGCTGTCATGGCTCTGCAGGAGGCCAGCGAGGCTTACCTGGTCGGACTCTTCGAGGACACCAACCTGTGCGCCATCCACGCCAAGAGGGTCACCATCATGCCCAAAGACATCCAGCTGGCCCGCCGCATCCGTGGAGAGAGAGCTTAG